The following are encoded together in the Sphingorhabdus pulchriflava genome:
- a CDS encoding RNA polymerase sigma factor, which translates to MSLDLTQCSDGELTALSLGGQQAAFREFLRRYKEPVYRLIRSSIGDADEALDLTQETFVSAFAALKRYDPERPFRLWISRIALNKCRDWGRRQAVRAFFRKARPIEDAFDIASETPTPEAEAGDRAELAKVAIAMSRLPQNLRQILVLRAVEELSQAEAADALGVTEKTIETRLYRARKQLSEILNAKV; encoded by the coding sequence GTGAGCCTCGACCTTACTCAATGCAGCGATGGCGAGCTGACCGCGCTGTCACTTGGCGGGCAGCAAGCGGCGTTCCGCGAGTTCCTGCGCCGCTACAAGGAGCCGGTCTATCGTCTGATCCGCAGCAGCATCGGCGACGCCGATGAAGCACTCGACCTGACGCAAGAAACTTTCGTTTCCGCCTTCGCCGCACTCAAACGCTACGATCCAGAGCGCCCGTTCCGGCTTTGGATATCGCGCATCGCGCTCAACAAATGCCGCGATTGGGGACGGCGGCAAGCCGTGCGCGCCTTTTTCCGCAAGGCGCGCCCGATCGAAGATGCTTTCGACATCGCGAGCGAGACCCCGACGCCGGAGGCCGAGGCTGGCGACCGGGCCGAACTGGCAAAGGTTGCTATAGCCATGTCGCGCCTGCCCCAGAACTTGCGGCAAATCCTGGTGCTGCGCGCAGTCGAGGAGCTTTCGCAAGCCGAGGCCGCCGACGCTCTAGGCGTAACCGAAAAGACAATCGAAACCCGCCTCTACCGTGCGCGCAAACAGCTTTCCGAAATACTAAACGCAAAAGTTTGA
- a CDS encoding periplasmic heavy metal sensor, whose protein sequence is MGSTKRLLLIALIAFAAAATGVFAARTFMDAPRKSESEVHALLHDRLKLDAAQAAKIEALEMQHATRKQALELEMRAANARLAEAIEAEHGYGPKVTEAVDHVHHVMGEMQKEVLEHLFAMRAVLNPQQASIFDRTVVKALTAEAHPSPER, encoded by the coding sequence ATGGGATCGACCAAACGCCTTCTGCTAATCGCGCTTATTGCTTTTGCCGCAGCCGCAACCGGGGTTTTTGCCGCCCGCACATTCATGGATGCACCGCGCAAGAGCGAAAGCGAAGTTCATGCGTTGCTGCACGACCGGCTCAAGCTCGATGCCGCACAGGCCGCAAAGATCGAAGCATTGGAAATGCAACACGCGACCCGCAAGCAAGCGCTGGAACTTGAAATGCGCGCGGCAAACGCCCGATTAGCTGAGGCGATCGAGGCCGAACACGGCTATGGCCCCAAAGTTACCGAGGCGGTCGATCACGTCCATCATGTCATGGGCGAGATGCAGAAGGAGGTGCTTGAGCATCTGTTCGCGATGCGCGCTGTCCTTAATCCGCAGCAGGCGAGCATCTTCGACAGAACCGTGGTCAAGGCGCTGACCGCCGAAGCCCACCCTTCGCCGGAAAGGTGA
- the copC gene encoding copper homeostasis periplasmic binding protein CopC — protein MRRTFIPFLLASLVAVPGVALAHASLTSSTPAANSTIAAPARIVLRFNERLIGSTVKTEVVMTGMPGMADHAPMPITHTSQMARDGKSMTLTPKRALVRGTYRVTWSAAGADTHRMGSNFSFTVR, from the coding sequence ATGCGCCGCACTTTCATACCTTTCCTTCTCGCCTCTCTGGTCGCCGTTCCGGGCGTGGCCCTCGCTCACGCCTCGCTGACCAGTTCCACGCCTGCTGCCAATTCGACCATTGCGGCACCGGCGCGGATCGTGCTGCGCTTCAACGAGCGCCTGATCGGTTCCACCGTGAAAACCGAAGTCGTGATGACCGGAATGCCCGGCATGGCCGATCATGCACCGATGCCAATCACTCACACTTCGCAGATGGCGCGCGATGGCAAGTCGATGACCTTGACACCCAAGCGCGCACTGGTGCGTGGCACTTACCGCGTCACCTGGTCGGCGGCAGGAGCCGACACGCACCGGATGGGCAGCAACTTCAGCTTTACCGTGCGATAA
- the copD gene encoding copper homeostasis membrane protein CopD → MDDLPVILIRFALYADLMVLAGMTAFSFHALSAKERVSNILPLKWPAFVLAALGFVLSGFGMLVLVAQMTGSSIRTVDLEVLREIASESAIGTAWLVRMAAMAIAVVAALAINRSSAARYVLLSSVSLAIATLVWTGHAGATEGWAGTAHRLSDMVHMLASAVWIGGIAAFSWMLFRPVTAQSGAHWAVAHRALDRFSRVGTIAVAVIVATGIVNCLAVVGFPHFTRLPLTDYGKLLIVKLLLFAAMLALAALNRWRLTPALGVAVHNDNPASALAGLRRSLLAEGSAALAILAVVAWLGTLEPLRMTV, encoded by the coding sequence ATGGACGATCTGCCCGTCATCCTCATCCGGTTCGCGCTCTACGCCGATCTGATGGTGCTGGCGGGCATGACGGCATTTTCGTTCCATGCTCTTTCGGCCAAAGAGCGCGTATCGAACATCCTCCCCCTGAAATGGCCAGCCTTTGTCCTCGCGGCGCTCGGCTTCGTGCTTTCCGGCTTTGGAATGCTCGTGCTCGTTGCCCAAATGACGGGTTCAAGCATTCGGACGGTCGATCTTGAAGTCCTGCGCGAGATTGCGAGCGAAAGCGCCATCGGCACAGCGTGGCTGGTGAGAATGGCAGCAATGGCCATCGCCGTGGTTGCCGCTTTGGCAATCAACCGCAGTTCGGCGGCGCGGTATGTCCTCCTCTCGTCGGTATCGCTGGCCATCGCGACGCTGGTGTGGACCGGACATGCCGGCGCAACCGAAGGGTGGGCCGGAACCGCACACCGTCTGAGTGACATGGTTCATATGCTAGCGTCGGCGGTCTGGATCGGCGGTATAGCGGCCTTTTCTTGGATGCTGTTCCGGCCTGTAACGGCACAGTCGGGCGCGCACTGGGCCGTTGCCCATCGCGCGCTCGATAGGTTTTCGCGGGTTGGCACCATTGCAGTTGCGGTGATCGTCGCGACCGGCATCGTCAATTGCCTCGCAGTTGTCGGCTTCCCGCATTTCACGCGGTTGCCGCTTACGGACTATGGCAAATTATTGATCGTCAAGCTGCTGCTGTTCGCCGCGATGCTCGCGCTCGCCGCGCTCAATCGCTGGCGGCTGACACCAGCGTTGGGTGTCGCGGTTCATAACGATAACCCCGCATCGGCGTTGGCTGGCCTCAGGCGAAGCCTGCTGGCTGAGGGAAGCGCAGCGCTCGCCATCCTCGCCGTCGTGGCTTGGCTTGGAACATTGGAACCTTTGAGGATGACGGTATGA
- a CDS encoding heavy metal translocating P-type ATPase codes for MSRSHHDHTKSTTTGTATDPVCGMNVDPATTPHVTTHAGVHHFFCSAGCLAKFSADPDRYMGDAPKRIEQVPEGAIWTCPMHPEVQQSAPGSCPICGMALEPMTPTLSDGPSPEYADMKRRFVIGLILALPVVALEMGGHLTGLRHMLDGGIANLVQLALATPVVLWAGWPFFERGWASVKSRHLNMFTLIAMGTGVAWAYSVAAALAPGIFPAAFRANDGSVAVYFEAAAVITVLVLLGQLLELRARETTSGAIRALLDLSPKLARRVRPDGSDEEITLDAVLVGDTLRVRPGEKVPVDGVVLEGRGTVDESMVTGESMPVTKEAASKLIGGTINQTGGLVMRAEKIGRDTMLARIVQMVADAQRSRAPIQRLADTVSGWFVPVVIAVAAIAFIVWSLVGPSPAMGYGLIAAVAVLIIACPCALGLATPMSIMVGVGRGAQAGILIKNAESLERMEKVDTLVVDKTGTLTEGKPAVVAIETAEGFDGQEVLCLAASLERSSEHPLAQAVVKEAEARGLALSEPNDVDQPVGKGITGIVDGRQLVAGNARFLHERGIATEELAERADRLRSEGATAIFLGIDGKVAGAIGIADPVKATTPDALKALGEAGIHVIMLTGDNRVTAEAIARRLGIADVEADVLPDQKSAIVKRLRDEGRIVAMAGDGVNDAPALAAADVGIAMGTGTDVAIESAGITLLKGDLTGIARARHLSHATMANIRQNLFFAFAYNVAGIPVAAGALYPLFGLMLSPIIAAAAMALSSVSVIGNSLRLRRIAL; via the coding sequence ATGAGCCGGTCGCATCACGATCACACAAAATCGACGACTACGGGGACAGCGACCGACCCGGTCTGCGGCATGAACGTCGATCCGGCGACCACGCCCCATGTGACGACCCACGCGGGGGTCCATCACTTTTTTTGCAGCGCAGGCTGCTTGGCCAAGTTCAGCGCCGATCCAGACCGCTACATGGGCGATGCACCCAAGCGCATTGAGCAGGTGCCAGAAGGCGCGATCTGGACCTGCCCGATGCATCCCGAAGTGCAGCAATCGGCACCGGGAAGCTGCCCGATCTGCGGCATGGCGCTGGAGCCGATGACGCCGACGCTTAGCGATGGGCCGTCGCCCGAATATGCTGACATGAAGCGGCGCTTCGTCATCGGCCTCATTCTCGCCTTGCCGGTGGTGGCGCTCGAAATGGGCGGACATCTGACCGGGCTGCGCCATATGCTTGATGGCGGAATAGCCAATCTGGTCCAGTTGGCGCTGGCGACGCCGGTTGTCCTGTGGGCCGGTTGGCCGTTTTTCGAGCGAGGCTGGGCGTCGGTGAAGAGCCGCCATCTCAACATGTTCACGCTGATCGCAATGGGAACCGGGGTCGCCTGGGCCTACAGCGTGGCGGCAGCGCTTGCTCCCGGCATTTTTCCAGCCGCTTTTCGTGCGAACGACGGTTCGGTCGCGGTCTATTTCGAGGCGGCGGCAGTCATTACCGTCCTCGTCCTGCTCGGCCAATTGCTCGAACTGCGCGCCCGCGAGACGACGAGCGGTGCGATCCGCGCACTACTCGATCTCTCGCCCAAACTCGCGCGCCGGGTCCGGCCCGATGGAAGCGACGAGGAAATCACGCTCGATGCTGTGCTGGTTGGCGACACTCTGCGTGTCCGTCCCGGTGAAAAGGTGCCGGTCGATGGTGTGGTGCTGGAAGGTCGCGGCACGGTCGATGAGTCGATGGTGACGGGCGAATCCATGCCTGTTACCAAAGAAGCTGCGTCGAAGCTGATCGGCGGAACGATCAACCAGACCGGCGGGCTGGTCATGCGCGCCGAAAAGATCGGACGCGACACCATGCTGGCGCGCATCGTCCAGATGGTCGCCGATGCTCAGCGCAGCCGCGCGCCGATCCAACGGCTTGCCGATACGGTGTCAGGCTGGTTCGTGCCGGTGGTGATTGCGGTTGCAGCGATTGCCTTCATCGTCTGGTCGCTGGTCGGGCCTTCGCCCGCGATGGGCTATGGCCTGATTGCGGCGGTTGCGGTGTTGATAATCGCTTGCCCCTGCGCGCTAGGTCTGGCGACGCCAATGTCGATCATGGTCGGGGTCGGGCGCGGCGCACAGGCCGGAATCCTGATCAAGAATGCGGAAAGCCTCGAACGCATGGAGAAGGTCGATACGCTTGTGGTCGATAAGACCGGCACACTCACCGAAGGCAAGCCTGCGGTGGTGGCTATCGAAACCGCTGAAGGGTTCGACGGCCAGGAGGTTCTCTGCCTAGCCGCGAGCCTCGAACGCAGCAGCGAACACCCGTTGGCTCAAGCGGTGGTCAAGGAGGCCGAAGCGAGGGGGCTAGCTCTCAGCGAACCGAACGATGTGGATCAACCCGTAGGCAAGGGCATCACGGGAATTGTCGATGGTCGCCAGCTTGTCGCTGGTAACGCCCGTTTCCTCCACGAACGCGGCATTGCGACGGAAGAATTGGCTGAACGGGCTGACCGTCTGCGGAGCGAAGGGGCGACCGCGATTTTCCTTGGTATTGACGGCAAGGTTGCCGGTGCAATCGGCATCGCCGATCCGGTCAAGGCGACAACGCCCGATGCGCTCAAGGCGCTCGGCGAGGCGGGCATCCATGTTATCATGCTGACGGGCGACAACAGGGTTACGGCGGAAGCCATCGCGCGGCGGCTAGGCATCGCCGATGTCGAAGCCGATGTGCTGCCCGATCAGAAAAGTGCAATCGTCAAACGCCTGCGGGATGAAGGGCGGATCGTGGCGATGGCAGGCGACGGCGTGAACGACGCGCCCGCACTTGCGGCCGCCGATGTCGGCATCGCTATGGGGACAGGGACCGATGTGGCGATAGAAAGTGCAGGCATCACGCTGCTCAAAGGCGATTTGACCGGAATAGCCCGCGCCCGGCACCTGAGCCATGCGACGATGGCGAATATCCGGCAAAACCTGTTCTTCGCGTTCGCCTATAATGTCGCCGGGATTCCGGTGGCGGCGGGCGCGCTTTACCCGCTGTTCGGCCTGATGCTCTCACCGATCATCGCCGCAGCGGCTATGGCATTGTCCTCCGTCAGCGTGATCGGCAATTCGCTGCGGTTAAGGAGGATTGCGCTTTGA
- a CDS encoding Lrp/AsnC family transcriptional regulator has product MNRSRYVTRRLDTIDREIITALTEDGRMTIRDLADKIGMSSPSVTERIHKLEDAGAIRGYTVQVDPKVFGLGIAAHVRMHARPGEVKRVAQMLFDAPEVVEADHVTGEDCFFAKVVVCDVQALESVVDRFLPFASTDTAIIQSSTVVRRLPKL; this is encoded by the coding sequence ATGAACCGAAGCCGATATGTAACCCGGCGCCTCGATACCATTGATCGAGAGATTATTACGGCGTTGACCGAAGACGGCCGGATGACCATCCGCGACCTTGCCGACAAGATCGGAATGTCCAGCCCCAGCGTGACCGAGCGGATACATAAGCTGGAAGATGCAGGCGCGATCCGGGGTTACACGGTGCAGGTCGATCCCAAAGTCTTCGGTCTTGGTATCGCCGCGCATGTGCGTATGCACGCAAGGCCCGGTGAAGTAAAAAGGGTCGCGCAAATGCTGTTCGACGCGCCTGAGGTTGTCGAGGCGGATCACGTCACAGGCGAGGACTGCTTTTTCGCCAAAGTGGTGGTGTGCGACGTGCAGGCACTTGAGTCCGTCGTTGATCGCTTCCTGCCGTTTGCATCTACCGATACGGCCATCATCCAATCATCAACGGTCGTCAGGCGGCTTCCCAAATTATAG
- a CDS encoding lytic transglycosylase domain-containing protein, protein MAYSAAAILALASQCAPSVAPETVLAIIQTESSGEPFALNVNGGRQPAKQSNAADAVATARRYVAAGYSVDLGLGQINSRNMRWLGLTWETVFDPCINIAALARVLTTNYNAVKAGRDPQSALRVALSMYNTGSQTRGFRNGYVAKVVGNAGVADAGTSNALILPTAAVAEPASEDLRELLSLENTTSRAPSITPRPAPPPKWNVFERAAYDRETQFLAENERGSI, encoded by the coding sequence ATGGCCTATTCTGCGGCTGCCATTCTTGCATTGGCGTCGCAATGTGCGCCAAGTGTCGCACCCGAAACGGTGCTGGCCATAATACAGACCGAAAGCAGCGGCGAACCTTTCGCACTCAACGTCAACGGTGGGCGGCAACCGGCAAAACAAAGCAACGCTGCCGATGCCGTCGCAACCGCCCGGCGCTATGTCGCAGCCGGTTATTCCGTGGATCTCGGGCTTGGGCAAATCAACTCGCGCAACATGCGCTGGCTCGGCTTGACATGGGAAACGGTTTTCGACCCCTGCATCAATATTGCCGCCTTGGCCCGTGTCCTCACCACCAACTATAATGCGGTGAAGGCAGGACGCGATCCGCAATCCGCCCTTCGGGTCGCACTCTCGATGTATAACACGGGAAGCCAGACGCGCGGATTTCGGAATGGCTATGTTGCCAAAGTGGTTGGGAACGCAGGCGTTGCTGACGCTGGCACGTCAAATGCTCTGATCTTGCCGACCGCCGCCGTCGCTGAACCGGCAAGCGAAGATCTGCGCGAGCTGCTGAGCCTGGAAAACACGACGTCCCGAGCACCTTCGATCACGCCTCGACCTGCACCGCCGCCCAAGTGGAACGTCTTTGAACGGGCTGCTTACGACCGCGAAACCCAGTTTCTCGCTGAAAACGAAAGGGGCAGCATATGA
- a CDS encoding TrbC/VirB2 family protein, whose product MNVILRVGRSIGTRRASLSARFNAMPKRRQSAILWGAALAAAAIISFANPDPAYAQNLESFASKVRGLLSSTLLRTLAVIAVIVTGLLWFTGRASTAVLVTVIIGIAIVFSADAIVGAIAG is encoded by the coding sequence ATGAATGTCATTCTGAGAGTCGGGCGCAGCATCGGAACGCGACGGGCAAGTCTGTCCGCCAGATTTAATGCCATGCCCAAAAGGCGGCAAAGCGCGATATTGTGGGGGGCGGCATTGGCTGCGGCGGCGATTATTTCGTTCGCAAACCCCGATCCTGCCTACGCCCAGAATCTGGAGAGCTTTGCCAGCAAGGTGCGCGGCCTGCTGTCATCCACACTGCTTCGCACACTCGCTGTCATCGCCGTGATCGTGACAGGTCTGCTCTGGTTTACCGGCCGTGCTTCGACTGCGGTGCTGGTCACGGTCATCATCGGGATCGCCATCGTCTTTTCGGCGGATGCCATTGTCGGCGCGATCGCCGGATAG
- a CDS encoding type IV secretion system protein VirB3: MTDDTEPPTKNTLFLAVTRPALWAGIPIEAAVLLLISSASVLIWTNSPIYAALVVAFGYSISRLIVRHDVNAFRLLFLWGRTKLGNRNRAFWGGSSYSPLPLAGLRRKGFGRHG; encoded by the coding sequence ATGACCGACGACACTGAGCCTCCGACCAAAAACACGCTGTTCCTCGCGGTAACGCGCCCAGCGCTGTGGGCGGGGATTCCGATTGAAGCTGCGGTGTTGCTGCTCATTTCTAGCGCGTCGGTTTTGATTTGGACCAATAGCCCAATCTACGCTGCGCTGGTCGTCGCGTTCGGATATTCCATCTCGCGGCTGATCGTGCGCCACGATGTCAACGCTTTCCGGCTGCTGTTCTTGTGGGGCCGCACCAAGCTCGGCAACCGCAACCGCGCGTTCTGGGGCGGCAGTAGCTATTCGCCGCTGCCGCTCGCTGGCCTGCGCCGCAAAGGCTTTGGCCGTCATGGCTAA
- a CDS encoding VirB4 family type IV secretion/conjugal transfer ATPase: MAKLIATTNAVPLKVAQREADPAKFLPYARHINEDMVALDSGDIMLTFELQGRAFETADVRDLNDWHTKLNGLFRNLHDERLSIWTHLIRLRVDQYPGGKFKSGFAADLDRAYFGRINRERMFINRFFVTLVIRPGATGSDKIIQLFKRRVSKEAPQGPILDEALVELLDDKARDFEKLMARCEPRRCAIYEHRGLMFSETMEVADMVMTGRHRRVPVVRGHLGGALYRSRTIFGAETIEVRDADASAFGGIFGIREYPAQTTPRQFEALLSVDFGFVLTQSFTFLGRAAATEKFRLRMTQMENAGDRAVSQADALIDASDDLMSNRFVLGDHHFTLAVYATSMKGLRDHMSVARAALADTGMVAAREGAALEAAYWSQLVGNFAWRARPAPITSLNFAAFSPFHTFPAGSASGNHWGDAIALLKTIARSPYFFNFHKGDLGHTLIIGPSGGGKTVLLNFLMAQTEKTGARQIFIDKDRGAQIFVAASGGTYLALHNGVPTGFSPLKALANKAEDKTFLSLFIRQLVRADGKPISVQEERLIEDGINAVMKLNVADRSLSALRSMLGMKDAGGVGARLEKWTQEGSLGWVFDNPTDSMTLDARFIGFDMTDFLDNADIRTPVMLYLFHRIDRLLTGERMVICIDEFWKALGDEAFRRFAQDGLKTYRKRNAVLVFATQSPADALKSDISHSILEQVATKIMLPNPFGARRDYVEGFALSEAEYSLVREELAPESHKFLVKQGHDSVVVELDLAGLEDELAVLSGRAETTAVADEVIAEAGRDPAVWLPLFHKRRRPS; the protein is encoded by the coding sequence ATGGCTAAGCTGATAGCAACCACCAACGCGGTGCCGCTAAAAGTGGCACAGCGTGAGGCTGACCCAGCCAAATTCCTGCCCTATGCACGGCATATCAACGAGGACATGGTGGCGCTCGATTCCGGCGACATCATGCTGACCTTCGAGTTGCAGGGTCGCGCCTTCGAGACAGCCGATGTGCGCGATCTCAACGACTGGCATACCAAACTCAACGGACTGTTCCGCAATCTGCATGACGAGCGGCTGTCGATCTGGACGCACCTTATCCGCCTGCGCGTCGATCAATATCCAGGCGGCAAATTCAAGTCGGGTTTCGCCGCCGATCTCGACCGCGCCTATTTTGGACGGATCAATCGTGAGCGGATGTTCATCAACCGCTTCTTCGTAACACTGGTGATCCGCCCCGGCGCCACGGGCAGCGACAAGATCATCCAGCTGTTCAAACGGCGCGTATCGAAAGAGGCACCGCAAGGGCCGATACTCGACGAGGCGCTCGTAGAGCTGCTCGACGACAAGGCCCGCGATTTCGAGAAACTGATGGCGCGATGCGAGCCGCGCCGCTGCGCCATCTACGAACATCGCGGCCTGATGTTCTCCGAAACGATGGAAGTGGCCGACATGGTGATGACGGGTCGCCACCGCCGCGTCCCCGTCGTGCGCGGCCATCTCGGCGGGGCGCTCTACCGCTCGCGCACGATCTTCGGCGCGGAAACCATCGAAGTGCGCGATGCCGATGCCTCGGCGTTCGGTGGGATCTTCGGCATCCGCGAATATCCCGCACAAACCACGCCGCGCCAGTTCGAGGCATTGCTATCGGTCGATTTCGGGTTCGTGTTGACGCAGAGTTTCACCTTCCTCGGGAGGGCAGCAGCCACCGAGAAATTCCGGCTGCGCATGACGCAGATGGAAAATGCCGGCGACCGCGCGGTCAGCCAGGCCGATGCGCTGATCGACGCGAGCGACGATCTGATGTCGAACCGCTTTGTGCTGGGCGATCACCATTTCACGCTTGCGGTTTATGCCACCAGCATGAAGGGCCTGCGCGATCATATGTCGGTCGCACGGGCCGCGCTGGCCGATACCGGCATGGTGGCAGCGCGCGAAGGCGCGGCGCTGGAAGCGGCCTATTGGTCGCAGCTCGTCGGCAATTTTGCTTGGCGCGCACGGCCCGCACCGATCACCTCACTCAACTTCGCCGCCTTCTCACCCTTCCATACATTCCCGGCGGGTAGTGCGAGCGGCAATCACTGGGGCGATGCGATTGCCCTGCTCAAGACCATTGCCCGCAGCCCCTATTTCTTCAATTTCCACAAAGGCGATCTCGGTCACACCCTCATCATCGGACCATCGGGCGGCGGCAAGACCGTCCTGCTCAACTTCCTCATGGCGCAGACCGAAAAGACCGGTGCCCGGCAGATATTCATCGACAAGGATCGCGGTGCGCAAATCTTCGTGGCTGCAAGCGGCGGCACCTATCTTGCGCTGCATAACGGCGTGCCGACCGGCTTCTCGCCATTGAAGGCACTCGCCAACAAGGCAGAAGACAAGACATTCCTGTCCCTGTTCATCCGCCAGCTCGTCCGCGCCGATGGCAAACCGATTTCGGTCCAGGAGGAACGGCTGATCGAGGACGGCATCAATGCCGTAATGAAACTCAACGTAGCTGATCGTTCGTTAAGCGCGCTGCGCTCGATGCTCGGGATGAAGGATGCGGGCGGTGTCGGTGCGCGATTGGAAAAGTGGACGCAGGAAGGTTCGCTGGGCTGGGTCTTCGACAATCCGACGGACAGCATGACGCTCGACGCCCGGTTCATCGGCTTCGACATGACCGACTTTCTCGACAATGCCGACATTCGCACACCGGTCATGCTGTATCTGTTCCACCGTATCGACCGGCTCCTGACCGGCGAGCGGATGGTGATCTGCATCGACGAATTCTGGAAGGCGCTCGGCGATGAGGCCTTCCGCCGTTTCGCCCAGGATGGCCTCAAGACTTACCGCAAGCGAAACGCCGTGCTGGTGTTCGCCACGCAGTCGCCTGCCGATGCGCTCAAGAGCGACATCAGCCATTCGATCCTCGAACAGGTCGCCACCAAGATCATGCTGCCCAACCCGTTCGGCGCGCGACGCGATTATGTTGAAGGCTTCGCGCTGTCCGAAGCCGAATACAGTCTGGTGCGCGAGGAACTTGCGCCGGAGAGCCACAAGTTTCTGGTCAAGCAGGGCCATGACAGCGTGGTGGTCGAACTCGATCTGGCCGGGTTGGAAGATGAACTGGCTGTGCTGTCGGGCCGTGCGGAAACGACCGCCGTTGCCGACGAAGTGATTGCCGAGGCGGGCCGCGATCCCGCCGTCTGGCTCCCACTCTTCCACAAACGGAGGCGTCCAAGCTGA
- a CDS encoding type IV secretion system protein translates to MKNMTKALCATLLFAAPVPAFAQGIAVHDSANLIQQINAVRQAIQVVAQGKQQIAEAQKLYQDLNKLTDIPQLAQQLKSDALRELDISGGSLEGFGNGNLDVVGAGRAKADAVYRDLLKQLGLAGSEQSRAAYDLNARNIGINAGLAENMGAAVTSRAEGLDQLRNRLTSAATAKEVADLTARLQLESAAMQNDQLRLQAIALQQQAQERQRAAQGQAALAQKLDEASRYYKGQ, encoded by the coding sequence ATGAAAAATATGACCAAGGCACTTTGTGCAACATTGCTGTTCGCTGCCCCGGTGCCTGCATTCGCGCAGGGCATCGCGGTCCATGACAGCGCCAATCTGATCCAGCAGATCAATGCGGTCAGGCAGGCAATTCAGGTTGTGGCCCAAGGAAAGCAGCAAATCGCGGAAGCGCAGAAGCTCTATCAGGATTTGAACAAGCTCACCGACATTCCGCAGTTGGCGCAGCAGCTAAAATCCGATGCCCTGCGCGAACTCGACATATCGGGCGGTTCGCTCGAAGGTTTCGGCAACGGCAATCTCGATGTCGTCGGTGCAGGCCGTGCCAAGGCCGATGCGGTCTATCGCGACTTGCTCAAGCAGTTGGGCCTTGCCGGTTCGGAGCAGTCCCGCGCCGCCTATGATCTCAACGCCCGCAATATCGGCATCAACGCCGGACTCGCCGAGAATATGGGCGCTGCCGTCACGTCGCGGGCGGAGGGTCTCGACCAGTTGCGAAACCGCCTCACCAGCGCGGCGACCGCGAAGGAAGTGGCCGACCTAACCGCGCGATTGCAACTCGAATCCGCCGCGATGCAGAACGACCAGCTCCGGTTGCAGGCAATCGCATTGCAACAGCAGGCGCAGGAGCGGCAGCGCGCCGCCCAGGGTCAAGCCGCACTCGCCCAAAAACTTGATGAAGCGAGCCGCTACTACAAGGGGCAATGA